Proteins found in one Miscanthus floridulus cultivar M001 chromosome 4, ASM1932011v1, whole genome shotgun sequence genomic segment:
- the LOC136549067 gene encoding uncharacterized protein: MWAYALDPAAIPHSAPRHNHTPSVLPSAPPKPALCSAASPPPWLWLLACCNSTAPLHSTGPYLREMARPENTTTTTHRLQTLAPSLCRAAASSSPASTRAAPLSTSSVAAFRRTSPILSSPGDKPAPTKVEDVMPRRSSRLLHLDNEADRKTRSLKRWFPSTKMQRRFNKLLNDIVTDLVNLFPYCSH; encoded by the exons ATGTGGGCCTACGCACTCGACCCCGCGGCTATACCCCACTCAGCACCCCGCCACAATCACACACCCTCCGTCCTCCCAAGCGCACCACCGAAGCCGGCGCTCTGCTCTGCCGCCTCGCCGCCTCCTTGGCTCTGGCTGCTGGCCTGCTGCAACTCCACCGCCCCACTCCACTCCACCGGCCCCTACCTCCGCGAGATGGCACGACCCgagaacaccaccaccaccacgcaccGCCTCCAAACCCTAGCCCCCTCGCTCTGCCGTGCCGCCGCATCGTCGTCCCCGGCCTCCACCCGCGCCGCGCCCCTCTCCACGTCGTCGGTGGCCGCGTTCCGGCGCACATCGCCTATCCTCTCCTCTCCTG GCGACAAGCCGGCGCCCACCAAGGTCGAGGATGTCATGCCGAGGCGGAGCTCCAG GCTTCTCCATTTGGACAATGAAGCAGATAGGAAAACTAGATCCCTAAAGAGATGGTTCCCATCAACAAAGATGCAACGAAGATTCAACAAGTTGCTAAATGACATCGTCACTGATCTTGTCAATCTGTTTCCAT ATTGTTCTCATTGA
- the LOC136549068 gene encoding GDSL esterase/lipase At5g03600-like, with translation MTSSEINAMAQDVTDKIADAVEQLMDLGVEKVLVSTLPPIGCTPWLSRSSDYSSSCDSQKVASIHNAYLEEKVFKDAAVFNLDLKTMFKRLTSGSGSLSKKFKHKLEPCCEIFDQSEYCGQMEDGVAAYSLCSTPDKYFYWDDINPTHAGWKAVVKELEESIKNFL, from the coding sequence ATGACCAGCTCCGAGATCAACGCCATGGCCCAGGACGTGACAGACAAGATCGCCGACGCCGTGGAGCAGCTGATGGACCTGGGTGTGGAGAAGGTGCTGGTGAGCACGCTGCCCCCGATCGGCTGCACGCCGTGGCTGTCGAGGTCCAGCGACTACAGCAGCTCCTGCGACAGCCAGAAGGTCGCCAGCATCCACAACGCGTACCTCGAAGAGAAGGTGTTTAAAGATGCAGCCGTCTTCAACCTCGACCTGAAAACGATGTTCAAGCGCCTCACTTCCGGTTCCGGTTCCCTATCGAAGAAGTTCAAGCACAAGCTGGAGCCATGCTGCGAGATCTTCGACCAGAGTGAGTACTGCGGCCAGATGGAGGACGGCGTCGCGGCGTACAGCTTGTGCTCCACGCCGGACAAGTACTTCTACTGGGACGACATCAACCCGACGCATGCCGGCTGGAAGGCCGTCGTGAAGGAGCTCGAGGAGTCCATCAAGAACTTCCTATAG
- the LOC136550310 gene encoding protein YABBY 7-like produces the protein MSSSPRHPCFGALPERLGYVQCNFCATILLVGVPCGGSLQLLKTVAVQCGSCCGILSVALPPPALASVELPLQEADVDPPPRDSDESSGEDRETEATVAEHHAFPAVNKPPVRKQRTPSAYNCFIKEEIQRIKARHPSITHKEAFSAASKNWAHLPRIQKKGE, from the exons ATGTCGTCGTCACCACGCCACCCTTGCTTCGGCGCCCTCCCGGAGCGCCTCGGCTACGTGCAGTGCAACTTCTGCGCCACCATCCTGCTG GTGGGCGTGCCGTGCGGCGGAAGCCTGCAGCTGCTGAAGACGGTGGCCGTGCAGTGCGGCAGCTGCTGCGGCATCCTCTCCGTCGCGCTGCCGCCCCCGGCGCTGGCGTCCGTCGAGCTGCCCCTGCAG GAGGCCGACGTTGATCCGCCACCCAGGGACTCTGACGAGAGCAGCGGAGAGGACAGGGAGACGGAGGCTACTGTTGCTGAGCACCATGCCTTCCCTGCGGTTAACAAAC CTCCAGTTAGGAAGCAACGGACGCCGTCAGCCTACAATTGCTTCATCAA GGAGGAGATACAGAGGATTAAGGCGAGACATCCCAGCATCACCCACAAGGAGGCCTTCAGCGCCGCTTCTAAAAAT TGGGCTCACTTACCTAGGATCCAGAAGAAGGGAGAGTGA
- the LOC136550309 gene encoding COMPASS-like H3K4 histone methylase component WDR5B: MSQQTAPPPPPPYRPYRQVREATPHSRAVSCVRFSPCGRLLATASLDGTVALLSPSSLAVIAVLRGHSDGVSDLSWSTESYYLCSASDDRTIRIWDIRPVLAGGAQAAAADPGADRCIRVLKGHTNFVFSANFNPQTSSQIASGGFDCTVRIWDVKNGRCTRAIEAHSEPVTSVHFIRDGSIVVSGSHDGSCKIWDAKTGACLKTVIDEKKPAVSFSMFSPNGKFILVAMLDNSLKLCNFATGKFLKVYSGHVNRQYCIQSAFSVTNGKYIVSGSEDNCVYIWDLQGRNILQKLDGHTDTVISVSCHPTENKIASGGLDNDRTVRLWVQDS; encoded by the exons ATGTCGCAGCAgacggcaccgccgccgccgccgccgtatcGGCCGTATAGGCAAGTGCGGGAGGCGACGCCCCACAGCCGGGCGGTCTCCTGCGTGCGGTTCTCCCCCTGCGGGCGCCTCCTCGCGACAGCGTCCCTCGACGGAACGGTCGCGCTGCTCTCCCCGTCCTCGCTCGCCGTAATCGCCGTCCTGCGCGGCCACTCCGACGGCGTCTCCGACCTGTCCTGGTCCACGGAGTCGTACTACCTCTGCTCCGCCTCCGACGACCGTACCATCCGCATCTGGGACATCCGGCCCGTCCTCGCCGGCGGCGCCCAGGCTGCCGCCGCCGACCCCGGCGCAGACCGCTGCATCCGCGTGCTCAAGGGGCACACCAACTTCGTCTTCAGCGCCAACTTCAACCCGCAGACCAGCTCGCAGATCGCCTCCGGGGGATTTGACTGTACCGTGCGCATTTGGGACGTCAAGAACGGCCGATGCACCCGCGCCATCGAAGCGCACTCCGAGCCCGTCACCTCCGTGCATTTCATTAGGGACGGATCCATCGTTGTATCAGGAAGCCATGATGGGAGCTGCAAGATTTGGGACGCCAAGACCGGGGCTTGCCTCAAGACGGTCATCGATGAAAAGAAGCCCGCGGTGTCCTTCTCCATGTTCTCGCCCAATGGCAAGTTTATCCTCGTCGCCATGCTGGATAACTCACTG AAGCTATGCAATTTTGCTACCGGCAAGTTCTTGAAGGTATACAGTGGACATGTGAACAGACAATACTGCATCCAGTCTGCATTTTCTGTTACGAATGGGAAGTACATTGTCAGTGGATCAGAAGACAACTGCGTGTATATATGGGACCTCCAAGGGAGAAATATTCTTCAGAAACTAGACGGCCATACAGACACTGTCATCTCGGTGTCCTGCCATCCAACAGAGAACAAGATTGCTTCTGGTGGCCTTGATAATGATAGGACTGTAAGATTATGGGTTCAAGATAGTTGA